Part of the Bacillus cabrialesii genome is shown below.
AGCGTATAGGCTCCCGTGTCTAAGAGTGCGCCGCCAGCCACCCCGGAACTGTCTATGTCGTGATGGTAGCGATTGCCGGATTTGCCGGAGTCGTGGTCTGGATGAGCATCGCGCTGTCCCAGCTCTTGTTTCGAAAGAGATTTATTAAAAAAGGGGGGAATATAAAAGATCTGACATGTCGCACGCCGCTTTATCCTCTGATGCCCATAGCCGCTCATTTACTATGCTCAGCTTCTTGTATCGGCGTTGCTTTTGACCCCAATCAAAGAATCGCGCTTTTCTGCGGAATACCTTGTATCATTCTTTGCTATCTCATCTTCTATTTCAAGAGAAAGATGATGAAATCAAAAAAATCGGCCAAGAGGAATATCAGATCGATCATATCCTTTAATGAAAAAAGCACACCCCGCTCATGATGGGGTGTGCTTTCTTAATTATTCCGTAATTAACGTATGAATCAGCTTCGGCGCCTTCGCTTCCGCTGCGATGCGGATGTTGTCATAGACTTTCGCGATGACTTCATCAACGTTTTCGCGGTTGGCGTAAAGCGTCACGAGCGGTTCGCCGTTTTCTACCTTGTCGCCGACCTTTTTGCGGAGCATGATACCGACGGCTAAATCGATTTCATCTTCTTTTGTGGCGCGTCCGGCACCCAGCAGCATCGCTGCGACGCCGATTTCGTCCGCGACGATTTCGGAGACGACACCCGCTTCTTTGGCAGGCACATCAATTTGATATGCAGCTTGCGGAAGCTTAGATGGATCGTCAACAATCGAGCTGTCGCCGCCTTGGTTTTTCAGGAAGTTTTTGAATTTCTCCAGCGCTTTGCCGTTTTTCATGACTTCTTCCAGCTTCGCTCTCGCTTCGTCCAAAGTATTGGCTTTTTTCGCAAGCACGACCATCTGGCTTCCGAGCGTTAAGACAAGCTCATGAAGATCCTCAGGGCCCTCGCCTTTGAGCGTATCGATCGCTTCTTTGACTTCAAGCGCATTTCCGATCGCAAAGCCGAGCGGCTGAGACATATCAGAAATAACAGCCATTGTTTGGCGGCCGACGTTATTTCCGATGCGTACCATCGCTTTGGCGAGTTCAGCCGCGTCTTCTTCCGTTTTCATGAAGGCGCCCGCTCCCGTTTTTACATCCAGCACGATGGCATCCGCCCCGGCAGCGATTTTTTTGCTCATAATCGAGCTTGCAATCAGCGGGATGGAATTGACCGTTCCCGTTACATCACGAAGCGCGTACAGTTTTTTATCAGCAGGCGTTAAATTGCCGCTTTGGCCGATGACGGCGACCTTGTCGCGGTTCACAAGCTTAATAAATTCGTCCTTCGTCAGTTCCACGTGAAAACCGTCGATTGCCTCTAATTTATCAATCGTCCCGCCCGTATGGCCGAGGCCGCGGCCGGACATTTTGGCAACCGGCACGCCGAGAGCCGCAACTAGCGGGGCGAGAACGAGTGTTGTCGTATCGCCGACGCCGCCGGTGGAGTGTTTATCCACTTTAATCCCTTCAATGGCAGAAAGATCAATCGTTTCACCGGAGTTCACCATAGCCATCGTCAAGTCTGCACGTTCACGGTCACTCATATCCTGGAAGAAAATCGCCATGGCAAGCGCGCTTGCCTGATAATCAGGAATGCTTCCATCCGTATAGCCGTTCACGAAAAATTGAATTTCTTCTGTGGTGAGTTCTTTTCCGTTTTGTTTTTTGATGATGATATCTACCATTCTCATGTATAGTCACCGATCCTTTTCAATTAAGTTCAATAAATCAAGCCCACAATTGCCGCTGATAAAAAGCTGACAAGCGTAGCGCCGTATAATAATTTCAGGCCGAAACGAGCGACGACATTCCCTTGCTTTTCATTCAGTCCTTTTACCGCACCGGCAATGATTCCGATTGAGGAGAAGTTCGCAAATGACACAAGGAATACCGATACGATCGCTGTTGTGCGGCCGCTGAAATGGAAGCCGTTTTGCGTCAGAGACGTCATGGCGACAAATTCATTCGATACCATTTTTGTTGCCATAATGCTTCCCGCATTAACAGCTTCATTCCATGGAATACCCACAAGAAAAGCGAATGGAGCAAACACATATCCAAGAATGTCTTGGAAGGAAATACCGAATACCGCGTTAAAAATACCGTTAATTAAGGCAATAATCGCGACAAATCCGATCAGCATCGCAGCAACGACAACCGCTACTTTGAAGCCGTCAAGGATGTATTCTCCGAGCACTTCGAAGAAGGATTGTTTTTCTTCCTCTTCTACACGAAGCATATCCTCTTCTTTTGCAACCTCGTAAGGATTAATAATGGAAGCGATAATGAAACCGCCAAATAAGTTCAAGACAAGCGCCGTTACAACATATTCCGGTTTGAGCATTGTCATATACGCGCCGACGATTGACATGGATACGGTTGACATCGCTGAAGCGCAAAGCGTGTACAAACGCTGCTGATTTAAAAGGCCGAGTTCTTTCTTCAAGGAGATAAATACTTCCGACTGCCCTAAAATAGCAGAAGCGACTGCGTTATATGATTCCAGTCTTCCCATACCGTTTACCTTGCTGAGGGCAAGACCGATATATCGAATAATAAACGGGAGGACTTTCCACTTTTGCAGAATCCCGATTAGAGCGGAAATAAACACGATTGGCAGGAGCACATTCATAAAGAATGTCGTTTGGTCCGCATTGACGAGTCCGCCAAACACAAAGTTGATTCCTTCCGCCGCGTATTCAAGCAGGTAATTGAATCCTTTCGCAAAGCCTCCTACGAGGAAATTTCCTATCCCGGTATTGAGGAGAATATAGCCGAGAATAAATTGCAAAATGAGCATAACAACAATTGGGCGGATCTTAATTCTTTTTTTCCCGCTGCTCGCGATCCACGCAAGGCCTAAAAACACGATTAAACCGATAATCCCAATCAAATACTTCATATGTGTTCTCCTTTATTTGTATTCGCTTACAACAATTGTTTCCTCAGAAAACGGAAAGCCAATGCCTTCCGTCAGCTTCTTAGTAGTTGTCTCCGCCTGATGCGTTTTCTCCTTTTACGATGGAAACGCCTGCGCTGGCGCCGATTCGGCTTGCTCCCGCCTCGACCATTGTGTCTACATCTTCTTTCGTTCTAACGCCGCCAGATGCCTTCACGCCGATATCAGGGCCTACTGTTTTGCGCATTAAGGCGATATCTTCCTTCGTTGCGCCGCCTGTAGAGAAGCCTGTTGATGTTTTCACGAAGTCCGCTCCGGCAGAAACCGCTAAACGGCACGCACGTTCTTTTTCTTCATCAGTCAGAAGGCATGTTTCGATAATGACTTTGACAAGCGCTTTTCCGGCTGCGGCTTCCACCACACCGCGGATATCCGCTTCAACCACATCGTCTTCTTTGTCTTTCAAAGCGGCAATGTTAATGACCATGTCCACTTCAGTGGCGCCTTTTGAAATGGCGTCTTTTGTTTCGAACGCTTTTGTTTCAGTTGTGTTGGCGCCGAGCGGGAAGCCGATGACCGTACAAACGTCGACTCCAGTTCCTTCAAGCTCTTTTGCAGCAAGCTCCACCCATGTCGGATTGACACATACTGAAGCAAACTTGTATGTTTTCGCTTCTTCGATTAATGTTAGAATTTCCGCTTTTTGTGTATGCGGTTTCAAAGCTGTATGATCAATTATGTGAGCTAATGACATCCTTCGCACACTTCCTTTTTTGTTAAGATATTTTTTAGCATAACCGACTTTTGAACATATGTAAATTGGTAATTGAAATTTTGTTCAACGAACGGTTTGAGCGTGTCACAAATCATTAACAAGCACCCTTGCGGTATGCTGGTCAATAATTAAAACGTTGGCATATTTTCCTGTTAACGCGCCATGTATGGAAGGCACTTTTCTGCTCCCGCCAGCCACTAAAATGGAGCGTTCCTTCAGCCTGAGGTCTTCAAGCTCTACGCCGATGGTCCGGTCATTGATGGCGCTGCTGCAAATATTCCCTTTCGCATCAAAAAAGCGTGAACAGATATCCCCGACGGCCTGTTTTTTCAGAAGGGCCTTCTCTTCTTCATGAAAATACCCAAGCCGGAATAACAGCGCTTCGTCACGGACCGTTCCCACCGTAAAGAGAGCGATATTCGCCTGCTTGCCCATCTCGATGATCCGCTCAATATGACGGTCTTTCTCCACCATTCGCTTCACATCCGCATTATCAAACACGACGGGAAGCGGGAGATAGCGCGGCATCGTTTGAAAAGCCTCCGCAAACAGCTGAATCGTTTCAGCGGAATACGTGTTTACCCGGGAATGACTGATGCCGCCTTTCAGCTGGACGACCTCGACGCCTTTTACCTGCTTCGGCTGCATGTTTTGCGCGATTTGATACATGGTGGTTCCCCAGCTGACGCCGACAATGTCGCCGTCTTTTACCGTTTCATGCATATATTCTGCACCATAGCGGCTTAGGTCATGTGTAATTCCTGCATAATCGGGTGTCGGGGAAAATACAACATGCGCCTCGAGAAGCCCGTATTTCTCTTCAAGCATGGAACCGAGCGCATCCAAATCCTCAAAAGGGTCCATGACGCGAATCTGGACAAACCCTTTTTCTTTTGCATATTGCAGCAGCCGGGAAACGGTCGGCCTTGAAATGTTGAGCTGCTCAGCAATTTGCTGCTGACTGTAGTCAGACTGATAGTAGAGCCTTGCCACTTCTATGCTTAGTTGTTGTTTTTCCCGATCCATTCCGCACCTCCCTTTGGATCAGTTCCCGATGAAACTGCTTTCGATTTGCTTTTATTATACAGGCTGGCGCCAGCTTTCATCCACCTGATTTCTAAGAAACTATAAAACGCTCTGGGCGCAGATCTGCCCAGAGCTTACTTCTCCCATGTCATATGCTGATAAATGCCTTTCATCATAGCGTACATTCCATATAAGATCAGCCCGGATGCCAAAATAGATAGAATCATTTTGCCATGCGGCTGCTGCGCGAGCTCGGCGAGCGCGCCGTCAAAGCCTCTTGTG
Proteins encoded:
- the deoR gene encoding DNA-binding transcriptional repressor DeoR is translated as MDREKQQLSIEVARLYYQSDYSQQQIAEQLNISRPTVSRLLQYAKEKGFVQIRVMDPFEDLDALGSMLEEKYGLLEAHVVFSPTPDYAGITHDLSRYGAEYMHETVKDGDIVGVSWGTTMYQIAQNMQPKQVKGVEVVQLKGGISHSRVNTYSAETIQLFAEAFQTMPRYLPLPVVFDNADVKRMVEKDRHIERIIEMGKQANIALFTVGTVRDEALLFRLGYFHEEEKALLKKQAVGDICSRFFDAKGNICSSAINDRTIGVELEDLRLKERSILVAGGSRKVPSIHGALTGKYANVLIIDQHTARVLVNDL
- the nupC gene encoding nucleoside permease NupC, with the protein product MKYLIGIIGLIVFLGLAWIASSGKKRIKIRPIVVMLILQFILGYILLNTGIGNFLVGGFAKGFNYLLEYAAEGINFVFGGLVNADQTTFFMNVLLPIVFISALIGILQKWKVLPFIIRYIGLALSKVNGMGRLESYNAVASAILGQSEVFISLKKELGLLNQQRLYTLCASAMSTVSMSIVGAYMTMLKPEYVVTALVLNLFGGFIIASIINPYEVAKEEDMLRVEEEEKQSFFEVLGEYILDGFKVAVVVAAMLIGFVAIIALINGIFNAVFGISFQDILGYVFAPFAFLVGIPWNEAVNAGSIMATKMVSNEFVAMTSLTQNGFHFSGRTTAIVSVFLVSFANFSSIGIIAGAVKGLNEKQGNVVARFGLKLLYGATLVSFLSAAIVGLIY
- the deoC gene encoding deoxyribose-phosphate aldolase, yielding MSLAHIIDHTALKPHTQKAEILTLIEEAKTYKFASVCVNPTWVELAAKELEGTGVDVCTVIGFPLGANTTETKAFETKDAISKGATEVDMVINIAALKDKEDDVVEADIRGVVEAAAGKALVKVIIETCLLTDEEKERACRLAVSAGADFVKTSTGFSTGGATKEDIALMRKTVGPDIGVKASGGVRTKEDVDTMVEAGASRIGASAGVSIVKGENASGGDNY
- a CDS encoding pyrimidine-nucleoside phosphorylase, which gives rise to MRMVDIIIKKQNGKELTTEEIQFFVNGYTDGSIPDYQASALAMAIFFQDMSDRERADLTMAMVNSGETIDLSAIEGIKVDKHSTGGVGDTTTLVLAPLVAALGVPVAKMSGRGLGHTGGTIDKLEAIDGFHVELTKDEFIKLVNRDKVAVIGQSGNLTPADKKLYALRDVTGTVNSIPLIASSIMSKKIAAGADAIVLDVKTGAGAFMKTEEDAAELAKAMVRIGNNVGRQTMAVISDMSQPLGFAIGNALEVKEAIDTLKGEGPEDLHELVLTLGSQMVVLAKKANTLDEARAKLEEVMKNGKALEKFKNFLKNQGGDSSIVDDPSKLPQAAYQIDVPAKEAGVVSEIVADEIGVAAMLLGAGRATKEDEIDLAVGIMLRKKVGDKVENGEPLVTLYANRENVDEVIAKVYDNIRIAAEAKAPKLIHTLITE